The genomic DNA ATCATATAGCATGTAGCATGTATGCAAGTGGGGTTCTTGACAgctcgtgtgtgtctgtgaagaaTTGGTGTTTACCTGCTGAGCAGCAGCGTGGGTGAGTCACCATCCAGGTAGGCTTAGTGTTGGCTGACctatataaacacacagacagctggacTGGACCGCCGCCCTCATTGGCAAAACTACACGGTTCAGACAGCTTCCGCAAAAACCACAGCTGTCAGATATACGAGGAAATACATTCGCAATACTGTCCTcggaaatgttttaaaaatcagtctGCATAATCTGTGTTGTCTGCTCATGAACAGATAACTGGATTTTTCACTCCAGCGTCGTATACTGCCTGCAAAACACTGTTGTGTACGTGATTAGATAagactgtactgtactgaagtGCTCAcctttctgttctcttttttcagACATGATTGTTAAAGTTATTCAACAAAACATGGGGGGAATCAAAATAGAAGACTGGAGAAAGGTACTGTGTGTTTCACTTACGAGATGAACTTTATCTTGTTATAGCAATGTGATGATCAGTTTTAATCGTTAATTTAATACATGTGGAAGATTACATTttctcaaataaaataaaaaaagtaacttgaaatgacattttatgGCCTTTGGGTGCACTGGAATTATTGATAAAGCAtcattattttgtaataaaaagtCTGTTGATGTTGCCTTCACATTCCTCTTTAAAAATAGGAATTCTGCTGCCTCCTAATCTCTTGGCTGTCACACTAAccttattttgtttgtctttgttttcctctttggctacggtttgtgtgtgtgtgtgtgtgtgttttgctgcacGCGTCGGTGTGCACGTGCTGTGGGGTCACAGCCAGAAAATGTGGTCCTGCTACTACAGGTAAACTCCTCCTAACAGTGtgctgaaatttcacctgagTCACACCACAATGTCAGAGAATGACAGCGTTAGGAGGGATGATGATTGTATGAaccttcatctcctcctgcaGGGGATCTACTACGAGGTTGGATTCATCGTATGTGCGACCATCGGTATCGTGTTCGTGGTGCTCACCCCCATCATAggcatgtgtttctgtgtgtgtcgaTGCTGTGAGAACTGCGGAGGGGAGATGCaccagaggcagagaaagaacaTCGACTGTCAGAGAGGTTTCTTCACCGCCTCGCTCATCGCCACCTCCATCTTCATCGTGTGAGTTGTCACCGTCTTCTTCTCAGTCTGTATGGTCTTGTTTATCATCACTATGAgggctttttcttttcatgagtGTAATTAAGGTGCTATGATTGTGAGTGTTTCAATTTTTGCTGTGTGCATATTGGATTACAGCATTCTGGTGAGTTGTTGGAAAGTGTGAGATactggaaaaatgtaaatacatatatacCTTGATATggatttatttcatatatataacGGAAAGGGAATCCTTTCTTTGTTAAACTTACTGTCATAGATCTTAAAGCATCAAGTACacatattttttcttaatttgcaGCCACCCTAACACGCTAAAATCAACTATTACGGGTTAGTTTAGGTCGACCATTAACCACAACAAACCTGGTCAGAGTTTGGCCAGAGATCGGCTGTGttacatctctctgtctgtcttctcctgCCATCTCTATACTATCTGTATTAAAGTCAGTTTAAGTCACTGCAATGTTAAACTGTCATTAATGAGCTTAATCTCAAATAATATCAGATCAAACATAAACATTATTTAATTGTAAAATGATTCTGTAGAGGACCAAATTATGCAAAACTTAAGAGGTGCActggtttttaattttttttgcatgtttatatGTGGGCTCTTAAAACAGTGCTGATTTAGCGTATTTAGCGATTTAGCATATTACTTCTGTAATAATGTCAGAGAGGCCTCTAATTTTGCTTTATCAGACTTTACACAGCTCTGTCTGAAGCCAAAAAAAGGCTTTATACATTATTTCTCAAGAAAAAGTATTCTCCACGGCCtataaacagactttgatgtgtaaaatctgcAGAGTTTCCCTTTAACAGcatctgctctcacacacacacacacacacaccagttaaCCTGCTGTGGACGGGACAGGTGCTCGGACGGAGTAATATGAGCCAAACTGTGCAGGACAGTTAGGTGTTACTGATATCACTTGGCTGACTGTGAGAGGCCTCTCTGTCTGAATGAGTGCTTTCACATCACAAACATGCATGCtgctcacgcacacacacacaaacacacacacacacacacacgtgcatgcacatCTGCGTACATAAAGCACTTTGGGGCCATTTGGACATGTGGAGATATTATCTGATCAGGATTTGTTATTTTGACTCTTTTCtaatcagtcagtcacacagaagattctttctttttctccctctattGACATTCAGTCAAATCTTTGCATGAGGCTCAGCTGAGTACAAAAGATCAGTGATCTGGCAGGTAAATACcctaaaaacatataaataatgtgggttttttttttccaagttcaGGAATAATAGTCACTGcaacaattaacaaaaaaactggTGAAACTTTGCATGTCATCAGCTCACACCTCATCACTCATTACTATTTTCAAAACAGTGAACTGTCACAGGATAATCTGCCCTGTTCTCTCACTCTTTACCACCAGTAAAAGTCTGCTACAATATAGTTAAAGTCATTTTCTATGTTAAATCTTTATAGATTACAAGGAGGGGTTGACTGTAGATAAAAGGTTGAGTTTCTTCGTGCTATACAACAGCCAACATTTGCAtcaaatacagacagacagggagagaaagctGTTCATCGGTCTCATTTCAAGGCTTTGAAATCCACATTTTAAGGTAGAGATATAACcaagaatttaaaaaagaaataaaaaaagacttccAAATGTTGCTGAAGAAATGAAACTTTGTTGGCTGCTGTCTCTGAATCCTCAGTGAGTGACTTTTGACAGAAATATACATCTTAATGTCACCATGCTGCCCTCTAATGGTGAATATtagtcactgtgtgtctttactgactgtatctatgtgtgtgtgtgtgtgtgtgtttcagtctgggAGTGCTCATCGCCTATGCCGCAAACCACAATATCAGCAACCAGATTAAGAGCACTCGGCGGTTAATCAACACTAATATGAGAGACCTGAAGACATTTGCTAACAACACACCTGCGGTatgacctcacacacacgcacgcacatgcaTCCCCATGAAGAAGGCACATACacaaaaatcctttttttaatttgaatttttttgtcCTGCTCTTATGTGCCATGCGTGTTTTCTGTTGCAGCAAATTGAATACCTGACAGCCCAGTACACCACAGCAAAGAACAAAGTCCTGTCAGACCTTGACAGTAAGTTGAACTCAGACTCTTTACACACAGTATTTGTCTAAtgtctctcactgtgtttgCCTATAAAACTGTAACAactgtactctgtgtgtgtgtgtgctatgagACAACTGCAGTGTTGGCACTAAACCGTCTGATCTGAATGTGTTTTCCCGACAGACATCGGCCCTTTGCTGGGCGGGAGGATCCACAGTCAGCTGGAGAAAGAGGTGGTTCCCTCACTGGACACTGCGCTGCGTATGGCAGGAGGTAAACCACACTCATTATTAGCATTTAATACGACGTCCTGTTCAGCCCAAACAGTCTAGACACAGTATCACAATGcagtgctgatgctgctgcactgaaACAATATCTCCTGTTGCTGTTACCACATCTGACTGGTGatatttatttagaaattcAAGGATAAACCTCTTCAGCCATGAGCTATTTTTGTTAAAGTATAAAATGCTTTTCATGATTTGTTTGACATACGATGCTCAGAGACCTCAAAACCCCTAAACAGGTCAAACAAAACtccattgtttcatttcaaatacaaaagaatatatttttatcacACTGAATGTTACAATAAACTAAAATTATAGAGCATTCCCTATTGTGCTGAACTAAAATAATGATCTGATCATTATTTTTGTGAATTGTTGCCACATGAGGTGATGCTACATGTTTCCAGTTTCCTCTCTTGTGATGTTATTACTACAGAATGCTGGTGTGTCTTTTAAGGGCACATcctcaccattttttttttttaactttcccttttcctctttgattccttcacattttcttttatctaaAGCAAAAGTTGAGAATGCTATCAAAGGTAATGAGAGCTGACCTGGATTCAGTGTCCTGTCCCTGCTGTTACAAATACTGTAGATCCTGAACCCTGTAAAAAGTCTTCTGTTGTGGTTTCCCTCTGTGGATTGTTGATCTGTGGTCATTGTAATCAGTGTTATTGTTATAATTTAGGTAACTCTTTGGTGTTGTATTGTGAATGTATATGAACATCAATCATACGAGGCTCACCAAAACAACACTATTGTGGATTATTTTAGCAAAAGTTCCGTTTTTGTCAAAGAATTTGATCGAGTTTCatgcttcctctctcctctataGCCATGCGGGAGACCAAGGAGGCCCTGGAGAGCGTCGGCTCCTCCTTGGACGTTCTTCAGGAGGGGACGGGGAAACTTCAGATCAGTCTGTCGGGGGAGCGCGCCTCTCTGTCCAACACCCTGTCAGACCCTGCCTGCACTAATGGAGCCGTGTCTCACACCTGTAACACCATCCGCTCCACGCTGTCCCACCTGGGAATCAACGCTGACTACTCCAAGGTACCAAGGAACCTAAGACTGAGAGTCTGACACATGAAATGTGAATCAAAACCTGACATTTAATGGACACAAGCCATAACTTACTCGTCTTCGCTCTTTCAGCTACCAGATGTCAGTCATGCCTTGACCAATATAAATACCGTCCTGGGCACAGACCTCAGTAACATTGTACAAAAGGTgagtctcctcctccagctcatcatcatcctcctgttTATctcatgtctttctttttcacccATTATATTCTTATGATACACAACCAGGTTCTTAATCATCTTTCCTCTCTTACTTTTGCACCTCCAGGGTTACTCGTCCTTTAATGATACACCGAAACTGGTTAAAgaacaaactaaaaacattgTCTCAGGtatacgagtgtgtgtgtttatactgcGTGCATGTGTATTTAGTTTGCCTTACAAATTTAGCTGTTTCCCTCCCGTTCATAATATCTGACTGTAGTCTTTAACtctcttattttttcttctctctctttcatctgcACACTTGTGAATGGCGACACCACAGCTCTGCCTCGTAAGTTCTGCGCTGTCCTGCCTTctcactttccctctctcatAGTTGTCAGCTCTGAGTTGACAGGTCTTCTaattgatattaaaaaaaaatgcactaaTTCATATTGTgttcttattttctgtttgtcttatTTGTAGGAGTGAAAGGCATGCTGGATAAGATTGGCACAGAGATCAGCAGCTTCGCCAAGATGTTCCCTGTGGAAGCTTCTCTGGCCAATTTCACCATTTTCCTCAACCAAGGGCAGAAAAACATTGAGGCCTTTTACCCACAGATTGACCAAATGGACTTCTACAGgtttgtgcatatttgtgtgtgtgtacattaatCAGGCTGTGGCACAAACAGCCCATATTGGGGACAGTTGGAGACTAGCTAGTCACATAATGgtgcatttagcagctgaagagccagattCTTCCCTCAGGCTCCAAATAAAAGCTAATGTTGTTTTGTAACTGCTGCATATGTAAAAAAtacaactgtttgctaacaactGTTTGccaaaaaaatctgtcttttaGGCTTAAGGTTCAAATTATGACAAGGATAAGGGTTGTTCTTGTGAATCAATACAGCACCCTCATAAATGACAATCCAAgtgtgtaagtatgtgtgtgtgtgtgtgtgtgtgtgtgtgctgcaggtggatTGGCTGTGTGGCAGTCCTCTGCATGGTCGTCCTGGTTTTGGCCTTCAACATCCTCGGACTACTGTGCGGCACTTGTGGCTACGACAAGCAAGCTACACCAACAACCCGAGGCTGCATGTCAAACACCGGCGGCAACCTGCTAATGGCGTAAGTTAGCGAGACACAGTCGGCTAATTTTCTCATAGCAGGCATTTTGACTTGTGATACAGGTGTAACTAAATTGGTGTAATGATAAAATTAGCTGCGGTGCATTTAAGTGTGCCAGTTCTGGGGCGCTGCTGTTGTGCTCGCTGCTTCTTCCTGGTACACCTGAATAGAGCAGAGCCATAATCATTGCTGTTGTAAATACCTGTATTCTTCACAGTCTGGTGAGTCAAAGtgtctgctgtgagaaaggTTTATTACTGTagcataaatatatacataaaaatagGTAATGAGGGAAGTATAAGACAGTGAGTACCAAAGATTGAGGATTTTGTCACATCCAGAAAGTAACAAATATGTCTTTAGATGATGAAGACAGGAAGAGTCAAAAATCAAACAGGTTACTTAATTAGACAGGGCCATTTGTATTGATTGTCAAAACTTTATTAGAACTGTCGGAAACTGATGCTCAGCTAATGTCAAGTGAAATGCTGAACATTAGTTTCATCTACATACATTAACGACCATCACCTGGGATGACATTTGATCCTGAATGTCTTTTGATTTGGCTAAAGGGAAAagccaaagacaaaacaaaaatgtcatagCAGATGATAGAAggttatgagtgtgtgtgactgtgtttcccacactctctgtctcttgctctTTCAGAGGGGTGGGCTTCACTTTTATCTTTGCCTGGGTGCTCATGAGCATCGTGACCACCTTGTTTGTTGTTGGTGGCAACGTGGAGAAGCTCATTTGTGAACCGTTGGCTAACCGACAGCTTTTTAAGGTACTGAATACAAACACTCTTTCTTCCTGAATcgtcttattttctctctcctctgtgcctctctgtgtgtttgtcttggaGGGAGTTTTATCTGAGCGGGATAGTGTTATATAAGGGACAAcactgtggctctgtgctgatgaatatgcatgtgtttgtgtgtagatcATAGACACACCATTCCTGGTTCATCCGGCCAAAAAGAACTTCCTTCCTGGGATGCTGTTTCAGAATCCGAACATTGACTTGACTTTGGGAAGCATGTACAGGTAACATGCCAACAGCTAATACTGTACATACCGTACATAgagctcttttctgttttccaccTGGACTTCATGAATTTGCACATCCAAAAGTTGTTCCTTTTCTGATCCAAGATGACATTGTTTACTGTAATCTGCAGATTGAGTGTCTGGTAATAGAGAGGGAAGAGATAAATGGGTGAACTATTGTTTCTGCTGCAAGAGACAGTTTTGAGATGCAATTTcaaccagattttttttaatgttcaaaatAACACCAATGAATTCCACATTTTTTAAGCATAAAAACCTAAATTAATGAGTCGTACAactacacatacagtacattcacACTGGAGGAGTTTCACTGTGTGACCAAACTGTATTTGTGTGGCAGGGAGTGCTATGAGAACAACGGTCTGTACCATGCTCTTCAGCTGGAGACCATGTTCAACATCAACTCCTTCCTCAACAGGACTGTGGTAAGTGCCAGTTTACCGTGTTGGCCGCAACAATGTCACTGGTAGCATCTTGGTGATTGACGACGACCCGGTGATGTgtgagtttatgtgtgtgtgtgtgtgtgtgtgtttcacgaCAGTACAACAAGGATCTGGCCAAAGTGTTTGACAGTGTGCAGGTCGACCTGCACGACATCACCCTGCTCGAACAGGCCGGCAGAGACAACCTCATCAACTTCGCCAACTCTGGACTCGGACAGATCGACTTTGAAGCCTACCTGGCTGAggtaatctgtgtgtgtgtgtgtgtgtctgtgtgtgtgtgtgtgtgtgtgtgtctgtgtctgtgtgtacttgTATCATATCACTTTGTGGGGATTCTCCTCACACACGGAGGAGAAAAAGTATTAAGCTAATCCTTTAGGACTTAATCCAAGTTAATACAATGTTGACACAGGTGATAAAAGCcatagtgtttttttctttgtatgtgaTTGTCGCTCTTTTGTGTCAAAGTTATGATAATgaattaaacataaatataacTGTTGtgatatgaaataaaattttgaaataatatttcAGTCTctctttgaaaaaagaaaaaattattcAGATATCAAATGTTTTCAGCTCTATTTTCATTAATATCCGTGATAAGAAGAAAATTcacttttgaaaaaaagttggCAGATGCATCACAAACTGCACAAAATCCAGACTGAAACCTAAATAAAACTCAACAGAAATAAACTGCAAGCTGTGCAAATTGAGTGAAACTAAAGCTCTATTATAGCTCACGCCTCATGAGTgaatgtctttgttttggtgtttcagGTGAATAAGGGAGTCACTCAAGTGAACCTGCTGTCCTTCGCTACAGACCTGGAGGCTCAGGCCGACCAGCTGGTGAGTGCCAACAAAGCACAGCAACATTTATCATTCAAATGCAAATatcataaagaaatatttacaatTACAGAACAGTACCAGATTTAGAAAAAGTTACAGCATCGAGTCATTTGACTGAGATGAGGTACTTTTTTGCTTGTTAGCTGTCACCTAGGATCTGTCACCTTTATGTCACCTTTAGTTTCTATATAAAGGATCAGCGAGTCGGTTATTATTGCAAAACGAGCCCTGACAGGATGATAAAGGACCCTGATCTGAAGCGGAGACatcttgaatcatcctgaagggatTCGTTCGGCAATAATGACCGTCGCTCGCTCTACATTATCCCGCTTATTACATGGCatcatactaaagaaatcaacaattggACAAAAAATACCGACTTAGAAgggattttattgatttaaaaatgcttttattgcAGTCGCAATAAAGCAACAGCAACGGTCTACGgatcgagtattcaacaaagccatgtaataatCATGGTTAACTTATGCTGGTAAAGTACTGCCAACTACTAAATAACTCTGATGGTGCTCACAGACCTTAACTGAATCCTCTGCATCCCACTGTGCCTTTAGATTGTTGATCCGAGTGGAAATAATTTGGACCTGGCTGTTGACTTTAgagagtgtttttttctttttacttctaCTTTGACTTCACATCTTTCCACCTTTTTTCAAACAATTCACTGGCTGTAAAGCTTTTTGTACAACTCtaattagtttgttttgttcattttaatgttaattcaCATGTTATAGAAAATATAACATGATATAACTTAAACTAACAAGTCCAGATATACACTCAGACAgctttattttgctttaaacTCAGTGATCGGGGGTGTTGGTCTGAACAAGCTGTCCATTCACCATgaatacccacacacacacacacacacacacacacacacacacacacacacacacacatttatggtACATGCATAGCACATAGTGCAGGATCTGTGCTGTTTTAAGGCACAGTTCCTGTATATGTCACAGAAGgattagtgtgtgagtgtgtatttctCAGGAAGTAAAGAATATTAAATCAGTGAGCTTTTAATTCTTTACCTAAAGCTTTTAATCATCTAAGTTATTGAAGCAACTCAATGATGCAACAAACTGCCATGTCctcagctctctgtctgtctgtctgtctgtctgtctgtctgtctctctgtctctctgtctgtctgtttgtttgtttgtttgtttgtttgttcacagCCGCGTGGTGCTCTGGAGAACGCACTGAAAGGACACGCCAGCAGCATCAGGCAGATCCACAGAGAGCAGGTGGTTCCCATGGAGCAAGCAATGGTAATCATCTCtcccacaacacaaacactaacaccacacacataaaactcACCTGCACACATGTGCTACGCAGATCCTCTCCCATGTCCTactgacaaaataaacactgtACAGTTTATTATACAGTTACAGTGGGAACAATTTTATACAGAATCTTGGATCAAACAACCTTCTGTGTTTGGATCGTGTGCTCATTAAAAGGCTCATTGTTGCAGCTGATTGCGGGATGAAATGCAACAGAAACAATATGCATTATTTCTCATGTCTTGCAAACTACACAAAAAAGACATCACATTTAAGGTAAATCCAACATTCAAATTATAAGTTTaactttccctcttttctcttttttctttctttaaacgGTGACAGAAATATGTCAAAGCGCGGGTAAGCCGCTGTTGATTCATAGCAATATGACACTGTTCTATGTGCGTGTTTATCGCAGCAGTGTTGTTAATGCTGTGacgtgatgtgatgtgatgtgaagtgaTGGGGTACTTGTTAATGAGTTTTTAGACATGCATGTTACGATCTGTTTGGTGACAGTTTGATTTCTCAC from Pempheris klunzingeri isolate RE-2024b chromosome 3, fPemKlu1.hap1, whole genome shotgun sequence includes the following:
- the prom1b gene encoding prominin 1 b, producing MLWTRWLVLLLCWGATSGERQPAERAGLPAEVRTDSRRQRSSPPVEPLDFGFVPAAVYDTHAYYEPGPVGILFHMVHAFLYVVQPNSFPKDMIVKVIQQNMGGIKIEDWRKPENVVLLLQGIYYEVGFIVCATIGIVFVVLTPIIGMCFCVCRCCENCGGEMHQRQRKNIDCQRGFFTASLIATSIFIVLGVLIAYAANHNISNQIKSTRRLINTNMRDLKTFANNTPAQIEYLTAQYTTAKNKVLSDLDNIGPLLGGRIHSQLEKEVVPSLDTALRMAGAMRETKEALESVGSSLDVLQEGTGKLQISLSGERASLSNTLSDPACTNGAVSHTCNTIRSTLSHLGINADYSKLPDVSHALTNINTVLGTDLSNIVQKGYSSFNDTPKLVKEQTKNIVSALPRVKGMLDKIGTEISSFAKMFPVEASLANFTIFLNQGQKNIEAFYPQIDQMDFYRWIGCVAVLCMVVLVLAFNILGLLCGTCGYDKQATPTTRGCMSNTGGNLLMAGVGFTFIFAWVLMSIVTTLFVVGGNVEKLICEPLANRQLFKIIDTPFLVHPAKKNFLPGMLFQNPNIDLTLGSMYRECYENNGLYHALQLETMFNINSFLNRTVYNKDLAKVFDSVQVDLHDITLLEQAGRDNLINFANSGLGQIDFEAYLAEVNKGVTQVNLLSFATDLEAQADQLPRGALENALKGHASSIRQIHREQVVPMEQAMKYVKARSALSQSIKQLQRMSGDLPVKVTNILSAIDAAEYLITHNASYVVKQETKGYTQTLVGYFKQYTDWVKSSLTAEVAQCKPISNIVDSMEIVACSFIVDSVNTFWFGLGGCCILLIPSIIFSIKLAKFYRRMDTEDVFEDSPYYDTLTQFPRASAPPSYPDW